One Micromonospora sp. WMMD1120 genomic region harbors:
- the sepF gene encoding cell division protein SepF: MGALRKAGVWLGLVEEDDERAYDDGGYDKGGYRDSRYRQSRYAEEFADEDDDDTEEPPAPRPRVSERGRLSERASGRLGDSERADGERPERIERSSVRSITRSPASETSGALTYHTRDNLALAPQVTARERAMPEEEQRYQITTLHPTTYREARTIGEHFRDGVPVIINLTEMDEADARRLVDFAAGLAFGLRGTIERVTNRVFLLSPANVQVTAEDKAKIAEGGFFSLS; the protein is encoded by the coding sequence ATGGGTGCACTGCGCAAGGCGGGGGTCTGGCTCGGTCTGGTCGAAGAGGACGACGAGCGGGCCTACGACGACGGTGGCTACGACAAGGGTGGCTACCGCGACTCGCGTTACCGGCAGAGCCGGTATGCCGAGGAGTTCGCCGACGAGGACGACGACGACACCGAGGAGCCGCCGGCTCCCCGGCCGCGGGTCAGCGAGCGGGGTCGGCTCTCCGAGCGCGCGAGCGGGCGGCTGGGCGATTCCGAGCGCGCTGACGGTGAGCGTCCGGAGCGGATCGAGCGGTCCAGCGTACGGTCGATCACCCGGTCGCCGGCGAGCGAGACCTCGGGCGCGTTGACCTACCACACGCGGGACAACCTGGCCCTCGCGCCGCAGGTCACAGCGCGTGAGCGGGCCATGCCGGAGGAGGAGCAGCGCTACCAGATCACCACGCTGCACCCCACCACCTACCGGGAGGCGCGCACCATCGGCGAGCACTTCCGCGACGGCGTCCCGGTGATCATCAATCTCACCGAGATGGATGAGGCCGATGCCCGCCGTCTGGTGGACTTCGCCGCCGGGTTGGCGTTCGGCCTGCGCGGTACGATCGAGCGCGTGACCAATCGGGTGTTCCTGCTCTCACCGGCCAATGTCCAGGTCACCGCTGAGGACAAGGCCAAGATCGCTGAGGGCGGCTTTTTCAGTCTGAGTTGA
- a CDS encoding DUF167 domain-containing protein, giving the protein MPAQDTLTVAVRVKPGASRNRVGGRFDGPHGPALVIAVHDPAVDGRATEAARRALAGALGVRPATVSLRAGAASRDKLFLVDRPGPRVPELLRRLRDGSAG; this is encoded by the coding sequence GTGCCCGCGCAGGACACGCTCACCGTGGCGGTGCGGGTGAAGCCCGGCGCCTCCCGGAACCGGGTGGGTGGCCGCTTCGACGGCCCGCACGGGCCCGCTCTCGTGATCGCGGTACACGATCCGGCCGTCGACGGCCGGGCGACCGAGGCGGCCCGCCGGGCGCTGGCAGGGGCGTTGGGCGTGCGTCCGGCGACTGTGTCACTGCGCGCCGGCGCGGCCAGCCGGGACAAACTCTTCCTCGTCGATCGGCCCGGTCCGCGGGTGCCCGAGCTGCTGCGTCGGCTGCGCGACGGATCCGCCGGGTGA
- the lspA gene encoding signal peptidase II: MTAAPSAEPDRTDPGGGTRRPRAVAILAGVAVVALLADLVTKHLALAALTDREPVRLLGGLVYLSLTRNSGAAWSIGADHTWVFPLITIGVVGWIVWMALRLRSLPWAISLGLVLGGALGNLVDRIFRAPSPFHGHVVDMISLFDPYGQVWPVFNLADSSLVSGVLLAVLLELTGRQRDGRRVGRDGEPAATGAASGAEQRERA; encoded by the coding sequence ATGACCGCAGCACCGTCCGCCGAACCTGACCGCACCGACCCCGGGGGCGGCACCCGCCGGCCCCGCGCCGTGGCGATCCTCGCCGGCGTCGCCGTGGTGGCCCTGCTGGCCGACCTGGTCACCAAGCACCTCGCGCTCGCCGCGCTGACCGACCGGGAGCCGGTCCGGTTGCTCGGCGGGCTCGTCTACCTGAGCCTGACCCGCAACAGCGGCGCGGCCTGGAGCATCGGCGCCGACCACACCTGGGTCTTCCCGCTGATCACCATCGGGGTGGTCGGCTGGATCGTCTGGATGGCCCTGCGACTGCGCTCGCTGCCCTGGGCGATCTCCCTCGGCCTGGTGTTGGGCGGGGCGCTGGGCAACCTCGTCGACCGGATCTTCCGGGCGCCGTCCCCCTTCCACGGTCACGTGGTCGACATGATCAGCCTCTTCGACCCGTACGGTCAGGTCTGGCCGGTGTTCAACCTGGCCGACAGCTCGCTGGTCAGCGGCGTGCTGCTGGCCGTGCTGTTGGAGCTGACCGGCCGGCAGCGGGACGGCCGGCGGGTGGGGCGCGACGGCGAGCCGGCCGCGACCGGTGCCGCGTCGGGCGCCGAGCAGCGGGAGCGGGCGTGA
- a CDS encoding potassium/proton antiporter, with product MTPGLDIALLLGAAVLLVAVGAVRLSTRLGVPSLLVYLALGVAIGESGLGIRFDDVELTRTLGFCALIVIIAEGGLTARWSTLRPVLGLASALSTVGVVVSIVVVGVAVHLLLGLDWRLALLYGAVLSSTDAAAVFATLRRLRLPPRLVATLEAESGMNDAPVVLLVVLLSHRGLSHPWYYEVALVCYELGAGAAVGVGAGVAGTWALRRAALPSAGLYPIAAVGITVLAYAAGAVLHASGFLAVYVAGVLLGNARLSHRQAILGFADGLAWLAQIGLFVLLGLLASPGRLDAAVLPAVVAGLALVLLARPLSVAASALPFWVSLREQAFLSWAGLRGAVPIVLATIPLSERVPGAERLFDVVFVLVVIFTLVQTGTLGPLARRLRVTAPAEAAEIHVETAPLERMRADLLQVEVPPGSRLAGVHVDELRLPVGASVTLVLRDGVGFVPAPDTRLKTADSLLIVATAGVRDAAERRLRAVSRRGRLARWFGEYGDEVPG from the coding sequence GTGACGCCGGGGTTGGACATCGCGCTGCTGCTCGGTGCGGCCGTGCTGCTGGTGGCGGTCGGCGCGGTACGGCTCTCCACCCGGCTCGGCGTGCCCAGCCTCCTGGTCTACCTGGCGTTGGGCGTGGCGATCGGGGAGAGCGGGCTGGGTATCCGCTTCGACGACGTCGAGCTGACCCGGACCCTCGGGTTCTGCGCGCTCATCGTCATCATCGCGGAGGGGGGCCTCACCGCGCGCTGGAGCACGTTGCGTCCGGTGCTCGGGCTGGCGTCCGCGCTCTCCACCGTCGGGGTGGTCGTCAGCATCGTGGTGGTGGGCGTCGCCGTACACCTGTTGCTGGGGCTGGACTGGCGGTTGGCGCTGCTCTACGGGGCGGTGCTCTCGTCCACCGACGCGGCGGCCGTCTTCGCCACCCTGCGCCGGCTCCGCCTGCCGCCCCGGCTGGTGGCCACCCTCGAGGCCGAGTCGGGCATGAACGACGCGCCGGTGGTGCTGCTGGTGGTGCTGCTGTCCCACCGGGGCCTGTCGCACCCGTGGTACTACGAGGTCGCGCTGGTCTGCTACGAGCTGGGCGCCGGCGCGGCGGTCGGGGTGGGGGCGGGCGTCGCCGGCACCTGGGCGCTGCGCCGGGCCGCGCTGCCGTCGGCCGGGTTGTACCCGATCGCCGCGGTGGGCATCACGGTGCTGGCGTACGCCGCGGGGGCGGTGCTGCACGCGTCGGGCTTCCTCGCCGTCTACGTGGCCGGGGTGCTGCTGGGCAATGCCCGGCTGTCGCACCGGCAGGCGATCCTCGGCTTCGCCGACGGGCTGGCCTGGCTCGCCCAGATCGGGTTGTTCGTGCTGCTCGGGCTGCTGGCCTCACCGGGCCGGCTGGACGCGGCGGTGCTGCCCGCCGTTGTCGCCGGGCTGGCCCTGGTGCTGCTGGCCCGCCCGCTGTCGGTGGCCGCCTCGGCGCTGCCGTTCTGGGTCAGCCTCCGCGAGCAGGCGTTCCTGTCCTGGGCCGGGCTGCGCGGGGCGGTGCCGATCGTGCTGGCCACCATCCCGCTGTCCGAGCGGGTGCCCGGCGCGGAGCGGCTCTTCGACGTGGTCTTCGTGCTGGTGGTGATCTTCACGTTGGTGCAGACCGGGACGCTGGGGCCGCTCGCCCGTCGGCTGCGGGTGACCGCACCGGCCGAGGCCGCCGAGATCCACGTGGAGACCGCGCCGCTGGAGCGGATGCGGGCGGATCTGCTCCAGGTGGAGGTGCCGCCGGGCTCGCGGCTGGCGGGCGTGCACGTCGACGAGTTGCGGCTTCCGGTGGGCGCGTCGGTGACCCTGGTGCTGCGCGACGGGGTGGGCTTCGTGCCGGCGCCGGACACCCGGTTGAAGACCGCCGACAGTCTGCTGATCGTGGCGACCGCCGGGGTCCGCGACGCCGCGGAACGGCGGCTGCGGGCGGTCAGTCGGCGGGGTCGTCTGGCCCGATGGTTTGGCGAGTACGGAGATGAGGTACCCGGTTGA
- a CDS encoding TraR/DksA C4-type zinc finger protein: protein MAKPADTRTAGRKPVAKATRSAAETEKIRAALAARRDELRAEYDQTLSEITELQRDRLTDSAGDDQADTGTKTLEREQEISLANSILERITQVERALERLDEGGYGWCERCGNPIPVERLAAFPSATQCVTCKQLEERR from the coding sequence ATGGCGAAGCCAGCCGACACCAGAACCGCCGGGCGTAAGCCGGTGGCCAAGGCCACCCGCAGCGCGGCGGAGACCGAGAAGATCCGGGCGGCGCTGGCGGCGCGGCGGGACGAGCTTCGCGCCGAGTACGATCAGACGCTGAGTGAGATCACCGAGCTGCAGCGCGACCGGTTGACCGACTCGGCCGGGGACGACCAGGCCGACACGGGCACCAAGACCCTGGAGCGCGAGCAGGAGATCTCTCTCGCCAACAGCATCCTGGAACGGATCACGCAGGTCGAGCGCGCTCTGGAGCGCCTCGACGAGGGTGGTTACGGCTGGTGTGAGCGGTGCGGCAACCCGATCCCGGTCGAGCGCCTCGCCGCCTTCCCGTCGGCCACCCAGTGTGTGACGTGCAAGCAGCTGGAGGAGCGGCGCTGA
- a CDS encoding YggS family pyridoxal phosphate-dependent enzyme, with amino-acid sequence MTDSSATVRPDRRAELANGLARVRSRIDDACARAGRDPAEVTMIAVTKTYPASDVVALAGLGVADVGENRDQEAAGKVAEVAAAGVRPRWHFIGQLQRNKARSVVRYADVVHSVDSVRLARALATATADREVPLDVLVQVSVDGDGARGGALPGSADPDAGLEPVAGAVADASGLRLVGLMAVAPLGWEPERAFARLAEVTGVFRTVHPGATALSAGMSGDFEIAIQYGATHVRVGSALLGMRPTLR; translated from the coding sequence ATGACCGACAGCTCAGCAACGGTACGACCGGACCGGCGTGCGGAACTCGCCAACGGGCTGGCCCGGGTGCGGTCCCGGATCGACGACGCCTGCGCGCGGGCCGGCCGGGACCCCGCCGAGGTCACGATGATCGCGGTGACGAAGACGTACCCGGCCAGCGACGTGGTGGCGCTGGCCGGGCTCGGTGTGGCCGACGTGGGGGAGAACCGCGACCAGGAGGCGGCCGGCAAGGTCGCCGAGGTCGCCGCCGCCGGGGTACGCCCCCGCTGGCACTTCATCGGCCAGTTGCAGCGCAACAAGGCCCGTTCGGTGGTCCGCTACGCCGACGTGGTGCACTCCGTCGACAGTGTCCGGCTGGCCCGTGCGCTGGCCACCGCGACCGCCGACCGGGAGGTGCCGCTCGACGTCCTGGTCCAGGTCAGCGTCGACGGTGACGGGGCCCGGGGCGGGGCGCTGCCCGGCTCGGCCGATCCGGACGCCGGGCTGGAGCCGGTGGCCGGGGCGGTGGCCGACGCGTCGGGCCTGCGCCTGGTCGGTCTCATGGCGGTCGCGCCGCTGGGTTGGGAACCGGAGCGGGCCTTCGCGCGACTCGCCGAGGTTACCGGCGTGTTTCGCACCGTCCATCCGGGAGCCACCGCGCTGTCCGCGGGGATGAGTGGAGATTTCGAGATCGCGATCCAATACGGCGCGACACATGTCCGTGTGGGTAGCGCGTTGCTCGGAATGCGTCCCACGCTGCGGTAG
- the murC gene encoding UDP-N-acetylmuramate--L-alanine ligase — protein MTAQFTPAGTLTAEDLGAVHLIGVGGVGMLGVARLLLTRGIRVSGSDLREWPSLAGLRALGGTIYLSHEATNLDGVDTVVYSSAIPADHLELVEARRRGLRVLHRSEALAAAMTGRRAIAVAGTHGKTTTTSMVTMVLQQAGVDPSFVIGGEISEVGSGAHHGTGEHFVVEADESDRSFLIYRPYVSIITNVEADHLNTYGDYATLEAAFVEFARLTDPDGFIITCADDPGGRRLAESLRSEGRRVFTYGEAVDADLRLTEIVSSARGVRYLAAIDGRSLGEFRLPVPGRHMGLNSASAVLAAYLLELPLEAAEAALAVFPGVRRRFERKGVADGVLVYDEYAYHPTSITLALQTLREVAGDGRLIVVFQPYRLYRTRDNQAEIAEGLAIADELVLLEVFGPGELRQPGEGSAALIAAVPLPDERKVFVDSWEAAPVEVARRARPGDVVVTMGAPPISLMGDELLAALGARAAGATPTATVDPVATTPAVGEPVPGGATAGGDGAALGRTTAPGGSAPTAG, from the coding sequence ATGACCGCGCAGTTCACCCCGGCCGGCACCCTCACCGCCGAGGACCTGGGCGCCGTGCACCTGATCGGCGTCGGTGGGGTGGGCATGCTCGGCGTGGCCCGGCTGCTGCTCACCCGGGGCATCCGGGTCTCCGGCAGCGACCTGCGGGAGTGGCCCTCGCTGGCCGGGCTGCGGGCGCTGGGCGGCACCATCTACCTCAGCCACGAGGCGACGAACCTCGACGGGGTGGACACCGTCGTCTACTCCTCGGCCATCCCGGCGGACCACCTGGAGCTGGTCGAGGCGCGTCGGCGCGGCCTGCGGGTGCTGCACCGCTCCGAGGCCCTCGCGGCGGCGATGACCGGCCGGCGGGCGATCGCGGTGGCCGGCACGCACGGCAAGACCACCACCACCTCGATGGTGACGATGGTGCTCCAGCAGGCCGGTGTGGACCCGTCGTTCGTGATCGGCGGGGAGATCTCCGAGGTCGGCTCGGGGGCCCACCACGGCACGGGTGAGCACTTCGTGGTCGAGGCGGACGAGAGCGACCGCTCGTTCCTCATCTACCGCCCGTACGTCTCGATCATCACGAACGTCGAGGCGGACCACCTCAACACCTACGGCGACTACGCGACGCTGGAGGCGGCGTTCGTGGAGTTCGCCCGCCTCACCGACCCGGACGGTTTCATCATCACCTGCGCCGACGACCCGGGCGGTCGGCGGCTGGCCGAGAGCCTGCGGTCCGAGGGGCGGCGGGTGTTCACCTACGGCGAGGCCGTCGACGCCGACCTGCGGTTGACCGAGATCGTCTCCTCCGCCCGGGGGGTGCGCTACCTGGCCGCGATCGACGGCCGGTCGCTGGGCGAGTTCCGGCTGCCGGTGCCGGGGCGGCACATGGGGCTCAACAGCGCGTCCGCCGTGCTGGCCGCGTACCTCCTGGAGCTGCCGCTGGAGGCGGCGGAGGCCGCGCTGGCGGTCTTCCCCGGCGTGCGACGGCGCTTCGAGCGCAAGGGCGTCGCGGACGGCGTGCTGGTCTACGACGAGTACGCCTACCACCCGACCTCCATCACCCTGGCGTTGCAGACGTTGCGTGAGGTGGCCGGCGACGGTCGGCTGATCGTGGTCTTCCAGCCCTACCGGCTCTACCGCACCCGGGACAACCAGGCGGAGATCGCCGAAGGGCTGGCCATCGCCGACGAGCTGGTGCTCCTGGAGGTCTTCGGGCCGGGTGAGTTGCGCCAGCCCGGTGAGGGCTCGGCGGCCCTGATCGCGGCGGTGCCGCTGCCCGACGAGCGCAAGGTCTTCGTCGACTCGTGGGAGGCCGCGCCGGTCGAGGTGGCCCGTCGGGCCCGCCCCGGGGACGTGGTGGTCACCATGGGCGCGCCGCCGATCTCGCTGATGGGTGACGAACTGCTGGCCGCACTGGGCGCGCGGGCGGCCGGTGCGACGCCGACCGCCACAGTGGACCCGGTGGCGACCACCCCGGCGGTCGGCGAACCGGTGCCGGGCGGGGCCACGGCCGGCGGCGACGGCGCGGCTCTCGGTCGTACCACCGCACCCGGCGGCTCGGCGCCCACGGCCGGATGA
- the ftsZ gene encoding cell division protein FtsZ, translating to MTPPHNYLAVIKVVGIGGGGVNAVNRMIEVGLKGVEFIAINTDAQALLMSDADVKLDVGRELTRGLGAGANPDVGKNAAEDHRDEIEEVLKGADMVFVTCGEGGGTGTGGAPVVANIARKLGALTIGVVTRPFSFEGKRRQVQAESGIDELRNQCDTLIVIPNDRLLALGDRNISMMDAFRTADQVLLSGVQGITDLITTPGLINLDFADVKSVMSGAGSALMGIGSARGENRAVEAAEAAISSPLLEQSMDGARGVLLSIAGGSDLGLFEINDAAQLVTDAAHPDANIIFGAVIDDALGDEVRVTVIAAGFDGGTPAYKAAEPTRKTNTNQPAPQSTPVPPPVTNPAPAQSPRRVLFDDVDVPDFLKNGS from the coding sequence ATGACACCTCCGCACAACTACCTGGCGGTCATCAAGGTCGTCGGCATCGGAGGTGGCGGCGTCAACGCCGTCAACCGGATGATCGAGGTTGGGCTCAAGGGCGTCGAGTTCATCGCGATCAACACCGATGCGCAGGCGCTGCTGATGAGTGACGCCGACGTCAAGCTCGACGTCGGCCGGGAGCTGACCCGTGGCCTGGGGGCCGGCGCCAACCCGGATGTCGGCAAGAACGCCGCCGAAGACCACCGCGACGAGATCGAGGAGGTGCTCAAGGGCGCCGACATGGTCTTCGTGACCTGCGGTGAGGGCGGCGGCACCGGCACCGGTGGCGCGCCGGTGGTGGCCAACATCGCCCGGAAGCTCGGCGCGCTGACCATCGGTGTGGTGACCCGGCCGTTCTCGTTCGAGGGCAAGCGCCGGCAGGTGCAGGCCGAGTCGGGAATAGACGAACTCCGCAACCAGTGCGACACCCTCATCGTGATCCCGAACGACCGGCTGCTGGCCCTGGGCGACCGCAACATCAGCATGATGGACGCGTTCCGCACCGCCGACCAGGTGCTGCTCTCCGGTGTGCAGGGCATCACCGACCTGATCACCACCCCGGGTCTGATCAACCTGGACTTCGCCGACGTCAAGAGCGTGATGAGCGGCGCCGGCAGCGCGTTGATGGGCATCGGCAGCGCCCGGGGCGAGAACCGCGCCGTCGAGGCGGCCGAGGCGGCCATCTCCAGCCCGCTGCTGGAGCAGAGCATGGACGGCGCGCGTGGCGTGCTGCTCTCCATCGCCGGTGGCTCCGACCTGGGCCTGTTCGAGATCAACGACGCCGCGCAGCTGGTCACCGACGCGGCCCACCCGGACGCGAACATCATCTTCGGAGCGGTCATCGACGACGCGCTCGGTGACGAGGTGCGGGTGACCGTCATCGCGGCGGGCTTCGACGGCGGCACGCCCGCCTACAAGGCGGCCGAGCCGACCCGCAAGACCAACACCAACCAGCCCGCGCCGCAGAGCACCCCGGTGCCGCCGCCGGTGACCAACCCGGCTCCGGCCCAGTCACCCCGTCGGGTGCTCTTCGACGACGTGGACGTTCCCGACTTCCTCAAGAACGGGTCCTGA
- a CDS encoding DivIVA domain-containing protein — MPLTPADVHNVAFKKPPIGKRGYDEEEVDAFLDEVERELARLIEENNELRAQVERGGRGGAPAGPGGDARLAAELNDVKAQLDRVQRDKSAAEQAARAMQAELEQVRATGGPAGVTGDGEQQALRVLMMAQRTADDHVSDARREADSLLSEARSKAEEVTREARAKADALERDARQRHQEAMGGLDAKRTALQKHIEELKQFEREYRTRLKAYLESQLRDLDGRGQGLEAEMTRSESGRVTGGNGLAAAGLAGSYGGGGRSGALEAGR, encoded by the coding sequence ATGCCGCTGACCCCGGCCGACGTCCACAACGTCGCCTTCAAAAAGCCGCCGATCGGCAAGCGGGGGTATGACGAGGAGGAGGTCGACGCCTTCCTGGACGAGGTCGAGCGCGAGCTCGCCCGTCTCATCGAGGAGAACAACGAGCTGCGCGCCCAGGTGGAGCGCGGCGGCCGTGGCGGTGCCCCCGCCGGCCCCGGCGGCGACGCCCGACTGGCGGCGGAGCTCAACGACGTCAAGGCCCAGCTCGACCGGGTGCAGCGCGACAAGTCGGCAGCCGAGCAGGCGGCCCGCGCGATGCAGGCCGAGCTGGAGCAGGTTCGTGCCACCGGCGGTCCCGCGGGGGTCACCGGTGACGGCGAGCAGCAGGCCCTGCGCGTGCTGATGATGGCCCAGCGCACCGCCGACGACCACGTGTCCGACGCCCGCCGCGAGGCCGACAGCCTGCTGTCCGAGGCCCGCAGCAAGGCCGAGGAGGTGACCCGCGAGGCACGTGCCAAGGCCGATGCCCTGGAGCGGGACGCCCGCCAGCGGCACCAGGAGGCCATGGGTGGCCTGGACGCCAAGCGCACGGCGCTGCAGAAGCACATCGAGGAGCTCAAGCAGTTCGAGCGCGAGTACCGCACCCGGCTCAAGGCGTACCTGGAGAGCCAGCTGCGTGACCTCGACGGTCGCGGCCAGGGCCTCGAGGCCGAGATGACCCGCTCCGAGTCCGGCCGCGTCACGGGCGGCAACGGGCTGGCCGCCGCGGGTCTCGCCGGCTCGTACGGCGGCGGCGGGCGTTCCGGCGCCCTCGAAGCCGGACGCTGA
- a CDS encoding FtsQ-type POTRA domain-containing protein gives MSQGPTRGRGPAADSGATRRGPARRWQLVRAGSDAVPPSTRRFMARARQRRMRAALPWAVAAGVLAVAGLVAWTVLGTGLFGVREVRVEGADLVTPVQVHDAVGVPDGVPLAQVDLAAAARRVGALPAVERATVSRDWPGTLVVRVTERTPVAVVPQGEAFALIDRSGTAFRTVDQRPAGLPQVTVARPAADDPGTRAALEVLGALTPELRAELVDVHVEGLARISLRLRGDRTVVWGDASRGTDKARVATALLDEKPDRIDVSAPDVVTFR, from the coding sequence ATGAGTCAGGGCCCGACCCGGGGGCGCGGCCCCGCCGCCGACAGCGGCGCGACGCGTCGGGGTCCGGCCCGGCGGTGGCAGCTGGTCCGGGCCGGCAGCGACGCGGTGCCGCCCTCGACCCGCCGGTTCATGGCCCGCGCCCGGCAGCGTCGGATGCGTGCGGCGCTGCCCTGGGCGGTGGCCGCCGGCGTGCTCGCGGTGGCCGGGCTGGTCGCCTGGACGGTGCTGGGCACCGGGCTGTTCGGCGTCCGGGAGGTGCGCGTGGAGGGCGCCGACCTGGTCACTCCGGTGCAGGTGCACGACGCGGTCGGTGTACCGGACGGGGTGCCGCTGGCCCAGGTGGACCTGGCCGCCGCCGCCCGTCGGGTCGGTGCGCTACCGGCGGTCGAGCGGGCGACGGTGTCCCGGGACTGGCCCGGCACGCTCGTGGTGCGGGTCACCGAGCGGACCCCGGTGGCGGTGGTGCCGCAGGGGGAGGCGTTCGCCCTGATCGACCGCAGCGGGACGGCGTTCCGCACCGTGGACCAGCGCCCCGCCGGCCTGCCGCAGGTGACTGTGGCGCGCCCGGCCGCCGACGACCCGGGCACCCGGGCCGCGCTGGAGGTGCTCGGCGCGCTGACGCCGGAGCTGCGCGCGGAGCTGGTGGACGTGCACGTGGAGGGGCTGGCCCGGATCAGCCTGCGGTTGCGGGGGGACCGGACGGTGGTCTGGGGGGACGCGAGCCGGGGTACGGACAAGGCCCGGGTGGCGACCGCGCTGCTCGACGAGAAGCCCGATCGGATCGACGTGAGCGCGCCGGACGTGGTGACCTTCCGTTGA
- the murG gene encoding undecaprenyldiphospho-muramoylpentapeptide beta-N-acetylglucosaminyltransferase, translating to MGPLRSVVLAGGGTGGHVYPLLAFADCLRRHDPGVRITCLGTPRGMENDLIPPHGYDLRQIPAYQLPRSVNMNLVRTPGRMWTAARAAGKVIDEVRADAVVGFGGYVSVPAYLAAWRRELPMVIHEVNVPPGVANRLGMKFTKNVAVGFPHQPSQAESLRDATVVGVPLRRSITSLDRYALRNAARAHFGLRPDLPVLFVSGGSSGARTINLAVSGAAKELARNGVQVLHVMGARNEPVPIPSDLPVPYVTLPYLSEMELGYAAADLMLARGGAMTVAEVAAIGQPTIFVPYPHSNQEQRRNALPVVEAGGGLLVDDAELTPDWLERTVIPLIRDPQRLYAMGAAAAAYGRRDGDEALRSFVMAAVAR from the coding sequence ATGGGTCCGCTGCGTTCGGTGGTGCTCGCGGGAGGGGGCACCGGGGGGCACGTCTACCCGCTGCTCGCCTTCGCCGACTGCCTGCGCCGACACGACCCGGGCGTCCGGATCACCTGCCTCGGCACACCCCGGGGCATGGAGAACGACCTGATCCCGCCGCACGGCTACGACCTGCGACAGATCCCGGCGTACCAGCTCCCCCGCTCGGTGAACATGAACCTGGTCCGTACCCCGGGCCGGATGTGGACCGCGGCGCGCGCCGCGGGCAAGGTGATCGACGAGGTGCGGGCCGACGCGGTGGTCGGCTTCGGCGGGTACGTCTCGGTGCCGGCCTACCTGGCCGCGTGGCGCCGGGAGCTGCCGATGGTGATCCACGAGGTGAACGTGCCGCCGGGGGTGGCCAACCGGTTGGGCATGAAGTTCACCAAGAACGTCGCGGTGGGCTTCCCGCACCAGCCGAGCCAGGCCGAGTCGCTGCGCGACGCCACGGTGGTCGGGGTGCCGCTGCGGCGCAGCATCACCAGCCTGGACCGGTACGCGCTGCGCAACGCCGCCCGCGCCCACTTCGGGCTCCGCCCGGACCTGCCGGTGCTCTTCGTCTCCGGCGGCTCCTCCGGCGCCCGGACGATCAACCTGGCGGTCTCCGGGGCGGCCAAGGAGCTGGCCCGCAACGGCGTGCAGGTGCTGCACGTGATGGGCGCCCGCAACGAGCCGGTGCCGATCCCCTCCGACCTGCCGGTGCCGTACGTGACGCTGCCGTACCTGTCGGAGATGGAGCTGGGCTACGCGGCCGCCGACCTGATGCTCGCCCGGGGCGGGGCGATGACCGTCGCCGAGGTGGCCGCGATCGGGCAGCCGACGATCTTCGTGCCGTACCCGCACAGCAACCAGGAGCAGCGGCGCAACGCGTTGCCGGTGGTGGAGGCCGGCGGCGGTCTGCTGGTCGACGACGCGGAGCTGACCCCGGACTGGCTGGAGCGCACCGTCATCCCGCTCATCCGCGACCCCCAGCGGCTGTACGCGATGGGCGCCGCCGCCGCGGCGTACGGCCGGCGCGACGGTGACGAGGCGCTGCGCTCCTTCGTGATGGCGGCGGTGGCCCGATGA
- a CDS encoding YggT family protein: MLSILLQVLYLILYVFLLLLLSRFVLSAVLQYGRRWQPGRGASAGLESVWSVTDPPLNALRRVIPPLRIGTVSIDLASLVLLVILFVLMEFVLGPSIRASA; encoded by the coding sequence GTGTTGTCGATCTTACTGCAAGTGCTGTACCTGATCCTTTATGTCTTCCTGCTCCTCCTTCTGTCCCGGTTCGTGTTGAGCGCCGTCCTGCAGTACGGCCGCCGCTGGCAACCGGGGCGCGGAGCATCAGCGGGATTGGAATCCGTGTGGAGCGTCACTGATCCCCCTCTCAACGCGTTGAGGCGTGTGATCCCTCCGCTGCGAATTGGTACCGTGAGCATCGACCTGGCCTCCCTTGTGCTCCTGGTTATCCTGTTCGTGCTGATGGAGTTCGTGTTAGGGCCGTCGATCAGGGCATCTGCCTGA